From a single Stomoxys calcitrans chromosome 4, idStoCalc2.1, whole genome shotgun sequence genomic region:
- the LOC106084982 gene encoding vitellogenin-2-like: protein MNPLRTICLMMGVLALACAGSSGPRPMGMHYSRNSIKNSMKPTNWMSMSVLQSLPSLKDIKLRDLESMSTVEGAELMHRLYHLAQASQALEPSFAPKPSEIPAFLITPDNQKIDFKLSELPTIAKQYPHFGEQEVTAFITGLPSKFECVKDATRKIVQAYQQRYNRDSESSVHSYAAYDNEKRQRNNEEDKYSASASSYAKNYSNKPTGCLIVINFGDTISDFEQYVTLDSEKVGKDIGHILAKVLEENGDMQDNFHLIGSNAGANIAGAAGRQYTHETSHQLRRITGLDPVKTFAKNPEELTGLARGDAEFVDIIHTTANSMGTATRSGNVDFFPNGPNEAVEGADNIIDSSMLAVRYFAESVVPGNERNFPAVGAESIEEYKSQSGNGRHLYMGINTPFDAEGDYMLQVNTKSPYGRSTPAPKQKNQRHHNSFISHKSWKMTSQDYE from the exons ATGAATCCCTTGAGAACGATTTGCCTTATGATGGGCGTCCTTGCTTTGGCTTGCGCCGGTAGCAGTGGTCCACGTCCCATGGGCATGCACTACAGTCGCAACTCCATCAAGAACAGCATGAAGCCAACCAACTGGATGTCTATGTCGGTTTTGCAATCCTTGCCTTCATTGAAGGATATTAAGCTGAGGGATTTGGAGAGCATGTCCACTGTTGAAGGTGCCGAGCTGATGCATCGTTTGT ATCACTTGGCCCAAGCCAGCCAAGCTTTGGAACCCAGCTTTGCTCCCAAGCCCAGCGAAATTCCTGCCTTCCTCATCACACCCGACAACCAGAAGATCGATTTCAAATTGAGCGAATTGCCCACCATTGCCAAGCAATATCCTCACTTTGGCGAACAAGAGGTGACCGCCTTCATCACCGGTCTCCCCTCCAAATTCGAGTGCGTCAAGGATGCCACCCGCAAAATTGTTCAAGCCTACCAACAACGCTATAACCGTGACTCCGAGAGTTCCGTCCACAGCTATGCTGCCTATGACAATGAGAAACGTCAACGCAACAACGAAGAAGACAAGTACTCTGCCTCCGCCTCTTCCTATGCCAAGAACTACTCCAACAAACCCACCGGCTGCTTGATTGTCATCAACTTCGGTGATACCATCTCCGACTTTGAGCAATACGTCACTTTGGATTCCGAGAAAGTTGGCAAGGATATTGGACACATTTTGGCCAAGGTTTTGGAGGAGAACGGTGATATGCAAGACAACTTCCATTTGATTGGTTCGAATGCTGGTGCCAACATTGCCGGTGCCGCTGGCCGTCAATACACCCATGAGACTAGCCACCAATTGCGTCGCATCACCGGTTTGGACCCCGTCAAGACTTTTGCCAAGAACCCCGAAGAATTGACCGGCTTGGCCCGTGGTGATGCCGAATTCGTTGACATCATCCACACCACCGCCAACAGCATGGGCACTGCTACCCGTTCCGGCAATGTTGACTTCTTCCCCAATGGTCCCAATGAGGCTGTTGAAGGTGCCGACAACATCATCGATTCCTCCATGCTCGCTGTTCGCTACTTTGCCGAGTCCGTTGTGCCCGGCAATGAACGTAACTTCCCCGCTGTTGGTGCCGAGTCCATCGAAGAATACAAGAGCCAAAGCGGCAATGGCAGACATCTCTATATGGGCATCAACACCCCCTTCGATGCTGAGGGCGACTACATGTTGCAGGTCAACACCAAGAGTCCCTATGGTCGCAGCACCCCTGCCCCCAAGCAAAAGAACCAACGTCACCACAACAGCTTCATCAGCCACAAATCCTGGAAAATGACTTCCCAAGATTACGAATAG